GATTGCCATAACCCTAATGGTGTGGATGAGACTCCGCTTTATCTTGCTGCAGAGAAAGGGTGTGTTGACTCTTTCAGTAGTATTCTGCAGGTTCCCAAAGCATTGGGATCACTTCCTGAAAACAGACGTCCATTTGGCCTAACCGTTCTTCACATTGCAGTGCTGTGTCGGAATGAAGGTACGCTTATCCTTGCCCTTGGTTTAGCGTATACCCTTGGTATACGCTAAACCGTAACAATCAAATGTTAAACTAGCTTAATTAGTAAACTAATAGAGTGATACATAGTAATATACATTCGTTGAGTTCGAAATTGGTCAGCCAAGCTTACAAATTTTGTTTTTAGGGAACATATACCCCTTCCCTGCCCCCTGGTTGCGGGCAACTATCTCCCCAGCCCGTCCTACCCACGTCGAACCCCCTTCTGCACCCATCAAAACCCCATCTTAGGGGCACTCAGCTATTACAGCTTTCCTGCTTCTCGCTAATAAAAAAAATCATCAGGGGTTGTGAAGAAGATACTGGAGAACGGTAGTTCACTGATCAGCGTTAAAAACGATCAGGGGCAAACCGCACTTCATTGTGCAGCTGCTCAGCATGTACACGATTTGAGTATTCTGCAGCACCTCCTAAATTACGACGATCAGTACAATTCAGCGGCATACATTCAAGATAATAAAGGGAGAACACCTCTACACCTCGCGGCACTCAGTTGGAATTTCAAAGGAGCAAGTAAGATAATTCAATCGTATCCCGACTGTATTGAGACAGTGGATATTAGTAAGCAGAATGTGGTGCACTATGCAGCCAATTTGGGATGTCTCCATAGATTGCAACGGTTTCTAGAGCATGCACCTTCCTGTGACCGACTTCTGAACGACAAAGACCAGAATGGGGATACGCCTCTTCATCTGGTAGCCGCTACTACTCCAAGCATTCCAAGCCATGACTGTTTTGTCCGCTTAGCCAAGTTCATTAAGCAGTACGACTACATACTTGATGTGAATGCATACAATAACCAAAACCTTACTGCCGGGGATATTATTGCCTCAAATACCAGCCTTCGTCATTTTGTATGTTTCCTTTCACTCTCTCgcctttaaattttttttttatttttttttttgatgacgagggggttgaatctcccccgggcccatgcattcccgcaccaccacatggaccatgtaagccaatcccttcgggggctgcagtggccaagtgatcatcgccccagatggtagtcgaacccgggacctctcaactcctgcatttctgcaagcttcaaggtttaacccggctaccactggactaactcCTGCCTTTAAATTTCATAACACGTTTATTGAGTATGCTTAGGAGCTATCAATTTTGGTTTAGATTAAGCCAGGGCAAGTAATATTGATTTCAAGACATATCGGGTCAGCAGCACCATTTTAGGTCATTAATGGAGTTTTGGGTCAGATAATTTGTTGCAATCATGTCCAGTTACAGTTATTTAGGTAAATGTCAAATGAATTGCATTTATAACTTAACTGGGTAACAAGTCATTGTTGCGTTACGAGTTGAATGGGTCAGAACCAGCTTCATCGGAGATTAATTGGGTTGTATCAGTTACTTTCCTTTACCATGCGCTGTCCGATTGGTTGTTTTTAGTTCCCTCGCTTTGCGAGTTCCATATCTTGTTTTTAGTATGCTCCTATGTTAAGCAGTTTGCTATGATACAAACTTACAACTTCCTGGTTTTACCTATATACTGTAATGTAGGCTGCAGCTCCACCAAGACAAATGAGTAAGATACTTCCAAAAAGCCGAAGAAGGAACAATGGAGTCCCCAGCGGCGAGATAGTTAAAGAGAATGTCAATAACATTACACTAGAAGAGAAAAACATAAATCTTAGAAAAGTGGAAGATAAAATTAGCACTCTGAAGAAAGCAAATGAGACTCGGTTGGTTGTTGCCGCGCTAATTGCAACAGTATCCTTCACTGCTGGATTCACCGTTCCTGGCGGATTCTTTCAGAACAATCCAGATAATACAAAAAATGCAAATTCCACCGGCTTGGCAGTGCTTGGAAAACATCCTGCATTTCAAGCATTTTTGGTATCGGACACTGTCGCATTTACATTGTCTAGTCTTGCCATAATCTGCTACTTTGTGGTTGCAAGAGAAGAAGCCTTTGTGACTGTAGACAACTTGTCAATAAGTGCTCACTTACTCAACTCGATTTCATTGGGTGCATTGATGATAGCGTTTGTTAGCGGAGTATGTGCTGTTGTGACTAATTCACCGGTTCTCGTTGCCACAGTCATAATCGTTTCTTtgttctacttctacttctacctCAACCTGTTGCTTGGAACTTTTGGTGGGCTTTTGGCGTTCATGACCAGGAACTCGAGCAAGAAAGCCAGAGAATGATTGAAGATAATTTTATGTAAAATAATTTGATGTTCCATTTTAGGCATGTTTTGTGTGGTAGAGAATGCACGTTGGCCTCTCCTAGCTCGCATTTAGATGTGTTTACACTATAACTGATttaaaagcaaatgtaaactactGATTAGAGTAAACAGTGTGAGAAACATATGATGTAGCTGATGACATGGATCGAATAATGGCCGCATTCTACTGTTTTATTTCTAAATTGAATCACCAAATTTGTTTGTGTTCTAGTTAAACTTCGACTtggtatttgaaaaaaaaaattgtatgaaTGGATTACACTAATAATTTAAATTGAACGGATCAATTCTTTCTTTTTATACATGTATAGCAATATTTGTGTATGACTCCCGCAGAAACTCCAAAATGATTAgatgagttttttttttacaTTATCTTTTACGAACATTGTATGGCAAATAAACTGTTTAATATTGCACTTTTAATCGCTaaaaaaaaagcttcctttaataatacagatagatagatagatattgattgtcAGATGCCAACAACACACATGTGAGAAGCCCGTGCAAATTATAACTACTTGTAATTTAGCATAACTAACTAGCTGGCATTTAGAAGTTTGTTAGGGAATTTGAGCGGGAATACTTTATAAATAGAGCTTCATTGCTTTACTTTGAACTTGTTTGGTTATTCTTTAAAAACACATGAAGTGTAATTCATGGGAAGTGAAGTGTAAAAATAGCTAGTTGGGTGATTGCGGAAGTGGTAAACTGGTAATTGAGCCTCATTACTTTGTCTAaggccctgttttttttttttttttttttggtaaaggtctaaggccctgtttggtaaacaacatattggccaatttttagcatattcaagggttttaacatgtttgaccagtcaatatgctaattttaatgtttggtaaacaacatattggAATAGCATATTTGGGGTCAAATGGTCAATATGTTGTTATTAGAATATGCTGCTTAACACAGCATATTGGTCAGCATATTCTAAACTAGGAAATTTTACtacattttacaaagaaaactaacaatgtACTAATCGTAATCTACCAGTTAcaaaacactcaaattaattctgctaattataatatgctagtcaaaccttctgtTACAATCTGCCGTTacaatctgcttatgctgaaattaatccgtTGTTTACCAAACATGGCCTTATTGTGAAATTAAACCTCATAAGTTTAGATTGTAGTGATTAAGCCCCATAAGTTATATAAAAGGTGAAATTAAACCCCGTACCCAAAATCTCATGGGAAATTCAATATATCATATATAAAAAGTGAAATTAATTATACGTTTTACAAAATAtacaatcaaaattcaaaaaaaaaattaacaaatgaaGTCATAATCGAAATTGAATTAACATCAATTAGaaaaaaatttaaatattttatagaaaaaaatatttaaattttgtaAGAGAACTAAATATTTTTCCTAAAATTGTTAACAATTCTTTAAaatatatacatatataattttttttgaaaaaaaaaggaatattCTAAAAAATATATGTGTCTGGTTTTAATTGTCTAAAATTTTCTTAGATAACAAAAATATGTTTAAATAAAAAGATgtttttttctcaaaaaaaatataaaataaaataagttttttcatttttttcagaatttaaaacataattttatttacatttaaaaaattcgatcttatttttaaataaaacataactaatttcggtttttacagtatgagaaaatgaatttctcatGAGATTTTGACATGAGGCTTAATTTCACCTTTTGCAAAAGTTAAGAGGCCTAATCACCCCAATTGAAACTTAAGGGGTTGAATCTCACGATTAgactaaggctctgtttggtaaaacaacctgaaaaggtagctgaaaactgaaaaggtaactgaaaactgaaaaggtagctgaaaactaaaaaggtaactgataaggtagctgaaaattaggagctaataaggtaactgattatataaaaatgtgtttggcaaactagctgaaaaggtaactgattttggtaaaatgacgtaaaaggatatgaaaactatttaatattatagaataaaggagtacaaaatggaaaataagtcatttcaggtacctgatttctcaaatgctacctgatgtagcatttcatttcaggtaccttatttgaccaaataagctacttgccaaacacttgcaaaaaaaatcaagtagctgaaattttggtcaaataagctactttggtcaaataagctgcctgaagtgtcgtgccaaacggagcctaagtTAAGGGGCTAATTTACTACTTTCGCAGTTGTCCGATTGACCCatttcacatgaattggaacttcctaggaactctaattcctccgtaatggaggaagttgcttatcTAGGTCCCTCTAGGTAAATGGAAATTCCTATAGAATTGGAGTTCCCACACGCAACCAAACAACTTTTTCAAATTCACATGAAATAGAATAACATAGTAATTGGATCTTCGTAGGCATTGCAATTTTCCCttgtgaaccaaacgaccccttagatTCATTTAATTCTCCTGTAATAGTTTCCCCGACTTATCTCTGTGTAAACATTCCTTGAAATTGCTTGTTAATTAATACGATATACCCAGCACATCGAGCCAACAACTCTATTTCTCCAAACCGGCAACTTTCTCTCCTTGCCCCGAATAGAAGATAATATAGTCGTCGTAAATATTCTACGAGCTTTTGTCTTATTTTTTCTGTATTTACATCATAGCACATAGTATATAAGGAGTATAATATTCATTTGAAGCTATTAGGCCGAGAGGCCTGTCCTCGGTACTACCGTCCTTGGTAATCAAGATGGTTGAAGTCATATGATACCAATGCATCATAGTAATCATAAGTTAGATGATACAATGTATCCATTTAATAGCATACTTTAAGTTCCTTCCTTAGCTTGTATAAATAGCATCCTTTGGATGAATGGAACAACACACAAGTATTCTCTAATCACTTACATTATCAATAATATCTTCCTTACATTCTTATCATGGTATCAGGTTCGGTttcctttcaaaaaaaaataaaataaaaaaaaaattcagaaaaaaCAGAAACAGACAATGAGTAAAGATGCAGAGCACATTGAGAGTAATTCATCCACTTCCACAATTGATGTCCTCTCGCCTTACTATCTTGGTAATCAAGATGGTCCGGGTCAGACTATCCACCACATAAAACTCCGACACGATAATTATGAAGAATGGAGTCGGTCGATGCGTATGTCTCTTAAATCGAGACGCAAATTCGGGTTTTGCGATGGCGCTATTGCTAAACCCACGGATCCTTTTCTCCTTGAACAATGGGAAGTTGTTCACTGTACCATTGTTCAATGGATTATGCATACTATTGACCCTTCTGTCAAAGAGACGGTCACATATTGCAAAGATGCTCGATTGC
This sequence is a window from Silene latifolia isolate original U9 population chromosome 8, ASM4854445v1, whole genome shotgun sequence. Protein-coding genes within it:
- the LOC141596173 gene encoding protein ACCELERATED CELL DEATH 6-like, producing MERDVYLAALSGSVNELQSRDWKDMKTPLGNNVLHVLVGKPLKGKITSKNKSVPFINYVLGATVENSMLLQTNDNGDTPLHLAARFGHADAVEAFLTYQMLQGYGVTSLMNMSNINKDTALHEAARGGHALVVKLLVEAEAEAGPDNSDCHNPNGVDETPLYLAAEKGCVDSFSSILQVPKALGSLPENRRPFGLTVLHIAVLCRNEGVVKKILENGSSLISVKNDQGQTALHCAAAQHVHDLSILQHLLNYDDQYNSAAYIQDNKGRTPLHLAALSWNFKGASKIIQSYPDCIETVDISKQNVVHYAANLGCLHRLQRFLEHAPSCDRLLNDKDQNGDTPLHLVAATTPSIPSHDCFVRLAKFIKQYDYILDVNAYNNQNLTAGDIIASNTSLRHFAAAPPRQMSKILPKSRRRNNGVPSGEIVKENVNNITLEEKNINLRKVEDKISTLKKANETRLVVAALIATVSFTAGFTVPGGFFQNNPDNTKNANSTGLAVLGKHPAFQAFLVSDTVAFTLSSLAIICYFVVAREEAFVTVDNLSISAHLLNSISLGALMIAFVSGVCAVVTNSPVLVATVIIVSLFYFYFYLNLLLGTFGGLLAFMTRNSSKKARE